DNA from Flavobacterium aestivum:
TCATTCACCAGTAGACGGAAAGTTAATCGCTTCTGTAAAAATGAGTACAGCAGCAGATTATGAAAAAGTAATGCAAACTGCAACTGAAGCTTTCAAAACATTCAGATTGATGCCAGCTCCACAACGTGGAGAAATTGTGCGCCAGTTTGGTGATAAATTACGTAAAAATAAAGAAGCTTTAGGTAAATTGGTTTCTTACGAAATGGGGAAATCATTGCAAGAAGGATATGGAGAAGTTCAGGAGATGATTGACATCTGTGATTTTGCAGTGGGATTATCTCGTCAATTGCACGGATTAACAATGCACTCTGAGCGTCCAGGGCATAGAATGTATGAGCAATATCACCCACTTGGAGTTGTGGGAATTATTTCTGCTTTCAATTTTCCGGTAGCAGTTTGGGCATGGAATACAGCATTAGCATGGATTTGTGGTGACGTTTGTGTTTGGAAACCATCAGAAAAAACACCATTATGTGGCGTTGCCTGTCAAAACATTATTGCTGAGGTGATTAAAGAGAACAATCTTCCAGAAGGTATCTCTTGTTTGATCAACGGAGATTATACAATAGGTCAATTAATGACTGCTGACAAACGTGTGCCTTTAGTTTCAGCTACAGGATCTACTCGTATGGGTAAAATTGTTGCACAAGATGTAGCAGCTCGTTTAGGAAAATCATTATTAGAGCTAGGAGGAAACAATGCTATCATTGTAACTCCAGATGCTGATATCAAAATGACTGTTATTGGTGCTGTTTTTGGAGCAGTAGGAACTGCAGGACAAAGATGTACATCGACTCGTCGTTTGATTATTCACGAAAGTATTTATGATAAAGTAAAAGATGCAGTTGTTGCAGCTTATGGACAATTAAGAATCGGAAATCCATTAGACGAAAAAAATCACGTTGGGCCACTAATCGATACTCAAGCTGTTGAAATGTATGCCAATGCTTTGACAAAAGTAGTAGCCGAAGGAGGAAAAATTCTTGTAGAAGGTGGAGTACTTTCTGGAGAAGGGTATGAGAGTGGTTGTTATGTAAAACCAGCTATTGCTGAAGCACAAAATTCATTCGAAATCGTACAACACGAAACTTTTGCTCCTGTTTTATATTTAATCAAATATTCAGGAACAGTAGAGAATGCTATCGATGTACAAAACGGAGTGGCTCAAGGATTATCATCAGCGATTATGACTAACAATTTGCGTGAAGCAGAGCGTTTCTTATCTGCAGTAGGATCAGATTGTGGAATTGCCAACGTAAATATTGGAACTTCAGGAGCTGAAATTGGCGGAGCTTTTGGAGGAGAAAAAGAAACAGGTGGTGGACGTGAGTCTGGATCTGATGCTTGGAAAGTCTACATGCGTCGTCAAACCAATACAATCAATTATACTACAAGCTTGCCTTTGGCACAAGGAATCAAATTTGATTTGTAAGCTGAGCTTATTCTAAATAAAAAAGACCATTTGAAAGCTAAATTTCAAATGGTCTTTTTGTTTTTGTATCTCTTTTCAAAAACGTATCAAATGCTTTTTTTGAATAAACGTCTTTTTATAAATTAAAAGAAGCTCCAAGACTAAAAGTGAATTGGTTGTTTAAATTGTAAAACAATTTGTCTTCATTTCCATATTTTGCAATTGGAAATCCAAGTTCAGTAAATACACCAAATCCTTCAGTAAAGAAATAACGTCCACCAACATGGCCTCCAAAGTTTTTCAAACCTAAACTTAATCCAGGATAGATATCTAATTTTTCATCTACATTTATTACGCTTCCTAAATTAGCATTGATTCTAAATTTCGC
Protein-coding regions in this window:
- the amaB gene encoding L-piperidine-6-carboxylate dehydrogenase; translated protein: MITIAEQFGMKEALAQLGVKAINEGTSTGINNFSNGEILDSHSPVDGKLIASVKMSTAADYEKVMQTATEAFKTFRLMPAPQRGEIVRQFGDKLRKNKEALGKLVSYEMGKSLQEGYGEVQEMIDICDFAVGLSRQLHGLTMHSERPGHRMYEQYHPLGVVGIISAFNFPVAVWAWNTALAWICGDVCVWKPSEKTPLCGVACQNIIAEVIKENNLPEGISCLINGDYTIGQLMTADKRVPLVSATGSTRMGKIVAQDVAARLGKSLLELGGNNAIIVTPDADIKMTVIGAVFGAVGTAGQRCTSTRRLIIHESIYDKVKDAVVAAYGQLRIGNPLDEKNHVGPLIDTQAVEMYANALTKVVAEGGKILVEGGVLSGEGYESGCYVKPAIAEAQNSFEIVQHETFAPVLYLIKYSGTVENAIDVQNGVAQGLSSAIMTNNLREAERFLSAVGSDCGIANVNIGTSGAEIGGAFGGEKETGGGRESGSDAWKVYMRRQTNTINYTTSLPLAQGIKFDL